One Lebetimonas natsushimae DNA segment encodes these proteins:
- the ytpR gene encoding YtpR family tRNA-binding protein translates to MIVTRKWLEEFINLDGISTDEIIKALNSIGNEVEGYKKIEIPENVVIGEVIECEKHPNADKLNVCKVNVGDETLQIVCGAKNVAAGQYVVVSKVGACLPEIKIKKAKLRGIESNGMICAAREIGLPDFHEGIMVLDNSLGELKIGEYAGNYFNDEIIELGITPNRGDCFSIYGIARELAAAFNKDIVFDEITYEEIPEGIGRVVKFDKTDIKHSSHLIKAFNGTPKSNVKIKYRLSLCEIDAKDDLDEIVKYAIHATGVLLVPSDIKGSFEEENGVDILKTSFGIYRVGIKNDINLENPSQFIIDANYIDPEYVSEIVYKNKLKTDEYFYRASRGSEPDLELGINYFIKESKLKVYSSEMDFVTEKKPLVLNVSSKEICKIIGENISENKMVEILKKLGFVVEIIGEDVFRVKVPEFRPDIKNIQDISEEILRIYGIDKIKSAPLVFEEKDRTNEVIKKLNFINELKLKAVANGFYEVIHFIFDDKERLKKYGFEILEEKLDLANPIVNELSTLRSTLLLQLLDDVKRNRANGYKVIQLFSIGSVYNKNREETTKLAFVMSGNSEFENVKNQGKPRKVEFKDLVDKLAQVIGEFKLVENENYPLVHPYQSASIIKNGIEIGVIAKLHPKVQKDFELDETVFAEIDLDRIKNNKKEAKEINKFPKVTRDLSIVIDKNTTYKEIFEIIDNLKIKELVDFYPIDIYDMQQNYSLTIRFVIQGKKTLTDNEINDIMQKILNSLEERGFRLR, encoded by the coding sequence ATGATAGTAACAAGAAAATGGCTTGAAGAATTTATTAATTTAGACGGAATTTCAACAGATGAAATAATTAAAGCGCTAAATAGTATAGGTAATGAAGTTGAAGGGTATAAAAAAATTGAAATTCCTGAAAATGTAGTAATCGGTGAAGTTATTGAGTGTGAAAAACACCCGAACGCCGATAAACTGAATGTATGTAAGGTAAATGTTGGCGATGAGACTCTTCAAATTGTATGTGGAGCTAAAAATGTGGCGGCGGGACAATATGTTGTTGTTTCAAAAGTCGGAGCATGTCTTCCTGAAATTAAGATAAAAAAAGCAAAACTCCGTGGAATTGAATCAAACGGAATGATTTGCGCCGCAAGAGAAATAGGACTTCCTGATTTTCACGAAGGAATAATGGTACTTGACAATTCTTTAGGTGAGCTTAAAATAGGGGAATATGCCGGAAATTATTTTAATGATGAAATAATAGAACTGGGTATTACTCCAAACAGGGGAGATTGCTTTTCAATTTATGGTATTGCAAGAGAGCTTGCCGCGGCTTTTAATAAAGATATTGTTTTTGATGAAATTACATACGAGGAAATTCCGGAAGGTATAGGAAGAGTTGTAAAATTTGATAAAACCGATATAAAACATTCGTCTCATTTAATAAAGGCTTTTAACGGTACTCCTAAAAGTAATGTAAAAATTAAATATAGACTGTCTTTATGTGAAATTGATGCAAAAGACGATTTGGACGAAATTGTAAAATATGCAATTCATGCAACAGGTGTTTTATTAGTGCCGTCAGATATTAAAGGAAGTTTTGAAGAAGAAAATGGAGTTGACATATTAAAAACAAGTTTCGGAATTTATAGAGTGGGAATAAAAAATGATATAAATCTTGAAAATCCGAGTCAGTTTATTATTGATGCAAATTATATTGATCCTGAATATGTAAGTGAAATTGTATATAAAAATAAATTAAAAACTGATGAATATTTTTACAGGGCAAGCAGGGGTAGTGAACCTGATTTAGAATTAGGTATCAATTATTTTATAAAAGAATCAAAATTAAAAGTATATTCTTCCGAAATGGATTTTGTTACCGAAAAAAAACCGTTGGTTTTAAATGTTTCTTCTAAAGAAATATGTAAAATTATCGGAGAAAACATCAGTGAAAATAAAATGGTTGAAATATTAAAAAAACTTGGATTTGTTGTTGAAATTATTGGTGAGGATGTTTTTAGGGTAAAGGTACCAGAATTCAGACCCGATATAAAAAATATACAGGATATTTCAGAAGAAATTTTAAGAATTTACGGAATTGACAAAATAAAATCAGCTCCGCTTGTATTTGAAGAAAAAGACAGAACCAATGAAGTAATTAAAAAATTGAATTTTATAAATGAGTTGAAATTAAAAGCAGTCGCCAACGGATTTTACGAAGTGATACATTTTATTTTTGACGATAAAGAGAGACTTAAAAAATATGGGTTTGAAATTTTAGAGGAAAAATTGGATTTGGCAAATCCTATTGTTAATGAACTTTCTACACTCCGTTCAACTCTGCTTTTACAGTTATTGGATGATGTAAAAAGAAACAGGGCAAACGGATATAAAGTAATTCAACTTTTCAGTATAGGAAGTGTATATAATAAAAACAGGGAAGAAACTACAAAACTTGCATTCGTAATGAGCGGAAACAGCGAATTTGAGAATGTTAAAAACCAGGGGAAACCTAGAAAAGTTGAATTTAAGGATTTAGTGGATAAACTTGCCCAGGTTATCGGAGAATTTAAATTGGTAGAAAATGAAAATTATCCATTGGTTCATCCGTATCAAAGTGCTTCTATCATTAAAAATGGCATAGAGATTGGAGTAATAGCAAAATTGCATCCGAAAGTACAGAAAGATTTTGAACTGGATGAAACTGTTTTTGCAGAAATTGATTTGGATAGAATTAAAAATAATAAAAAAGAAGCCAAAGAGATAAATAAATTTCCAAAAGTAACCAGGGATTTATCCATTGTAATTGATAAAAACACCACATATAAAGAAATTTTTGAAATCATTGATAATTTAAAAATTAAAGAATTAGTCGATTTTTACCCAATTGATATTTATGATATGCAGCAAAATTACTCACTTACCATAAGATTTGTAATTCAAGGTAAAAAAACCTTAACAGATAATGAAATAAATGATATAATGCAAAAAATCTTAAATTCGTTAGAAGAAAGAGGGTTTAGGTTAAGATGA
- the aroA gene encoding 3-phosphoshikimate 1-carboxyvinyltransferase, with translation MNLEIVAGKRFDEEFIVDADKSISHRCAIFSLLTDGINRIKNYLKAEDTLNSLSIAESLGAEVKKNDNELLITPPKNLKEADDVLYCGNSGTSIRIYMGLLAGIDGFFVLTGDKYLRRRPMGRVANPLRQIGAKIDGRDNGNLAPLCVRGGNLKHFEFESKIASAQVKSALILAGLNGDGKSVYIEPFLSRDHTERMLRGMGADIKSEKLKVKNEEFGNEIEKIKIEITPLEKKLTPLEIEVPNDPSSAFFFAVAAAINNSRAVVKNVTLNPTRIEAYEVLKRMGANVEYILKENRYEPIGDILVEGNELNGVEVSSNIPWLIDELPALSIAMAVANGKSIVKNAKELRVKESDRIKAVVENLKNLGIEANEFEDGYEITGGFPKSGTVNSYGDHRIAMSFAVLGLLSPIKIIDVDCINTSFPNFFNLFGKIAEYRIENAD, from the coding sequence ATGAATCTTGAGATAGTTGCCGGTAAAAGATTTGATGAAGAGTTTATAGTTGATGCTGATAAATCCATTTCGCATAGATGTGCAATTTTTTCTTTGTTAACCGATGGAATTAACAGGATTAAAAATTACTTAAAAGCGGAAGACACTTTAAATTCTCTTTCAATTGCCGAGTCCCTCGGGGCTGAGGTTAAAAAAAACGATAATGAACTTTTAATAACACCTCCTAAAAATTTAAAAGAAGCCGATGATGTTTTATATTGTGGAAACTCAGGGACGAGTATAAGAATATATATGGGGCTGCTTGCCGGAATTGACGGTTTTTTTGTGTTAACTGGTGATAAATACCTAAGACGTCGTCCTATGGGGAGGGTTGCAAATCCTCTGAGACAGATAGGTGCTAAAATTGACGGCAGAGATAACGGAAATTTGGCACCTCTTTGTGTGAGGGGCGGTAATCTAAAACATTTTGAATTTGAGAGTAAAATTGCTTCTGCTCAGGTTAAGTCAGCCCTTATTTTAGCAGGGCTTAACGGGGATGGTAAATCCGTTTACATTGAACCGTTTTTAAGCCGTGACCATACTGAAAGAATGTTAAGGGGTATGGGTGCGGATATTAAAAGTGAAAAGTTAAAAGTGAAAAATGAAGAATTTGGAAATGAAATTGAAAAAATTAAAATTGAAATAACTCCGCTTGAGAAAAAATTAACTCCGCTTGAAATAGAAGTTCCAAATGATCCAAGTTCCGCTTTTTTCTTTGCAGTTGCAGCCGCAATTAACAATTCCCGTGCTGTTGTTAAAAATGTAACATTAAATCCTACAAGAATAGAAGCTTATGAAGTTTTAAAAAGAATGGGCGCCAATGTCGAATATATTTTAAAAGAAAACAGATACGAGCCTATTGGTGATATTCTTGTCGAAGGAAATGAATTAAACGGCGTTGAAGTCAGTTCAAATATTCCTTGGCTGATAGATGAACTTCCGGCTCTATCTATTGCAATGGCAGTTGCTAATGGAAAAAGTATTGTAAAAAATGCAAAAGAACTCAGGGTTAAGGAATCTGACAGAATAAAAGCAGTGGTGGAGAATTTAAAAAATTTAGGAATAGAAGCAAATGAATTCGAAGACGGATATGAAATAACAGGGGGCTTTCCAAAAAGCGGAACTGTAAATTCATATGGAGATCACAGAATAGCAATGAGCTTTGCAGTTTTAGGACTTTTATCACCAATAAAAATAATTGATGTCGATTGTATAAATACTTCTTTTCCTAATTTTTTTAATCTGTTTGGCAAAATTGCCGAATACAGGATTGAAAATGCTGATTAA
- the nfo gene encoding deoxyribonuclease IV, whose product MKYVGAHVSAAGGVENAVINAKKIGADGFALFTKNQRQWFAKPLSEKNIAKFKEYMEEHNFTPDAVLPHDSYLINLGHPEEEKREKSLKSFIDEAKRVESLGLKYLNFHPGSHLKKISEEECLDLISESVNKAISETESCIFVIETTAGQGSNLGYKFEHLAYIIDKIKDKERIGVCIDTAHIFAAGYDIRTKEAYEKTMRKFDEIVGFKYLKGMHINDSKAKFASRVDRHHSLGKGEIGIDAFKFIMQDKRIDNIPLILETIDPDIWAEEIKLLKSFENV is encoded by the coding sequence TTGAAGTATGTCGGAGCTCATGTAAGTGCCGCTGGCGGTGTTGAAAATGCAGTTATTAATGCTAAAAAGATAGGGGCAGACGGATTTGCCCTGTTTACAAAAAATCAAAGACAATGGTTTGCAAAACCTTTAAGTGAAAAAAACATTGCAAAATTTAAGGAATATATGGAGGAACATAATTTTACTCCTGATGCAGTATTACCGCATGACAGTTATTTAATAAATCTGGGACACCCAGAAGAGGAAAAGAGGGAAAAATCACTTAAAAGTTTCATTGACGAGGCTAAAAGAGTGGAAAGCTTAGGACTTAAATACCTTAATTTTCATCCCGGAAGTCACCTTAAAAAAATAAGCGAAGAAGAATGCCTGGATTTAATAAGCGAAAGCGTAAATAAAGCCATAAGTGAAACCGAAAGCTGTATTTTTGTAATAGAAACCACAGCGGGTCAGGGAAGTAATTTAGGATATAAATTTGAGCATTTAGCTTATATAATAGACAAAATAAAAGATAAAGAAAGAATCGGCGTATGTATTGATACCGCCCATATTTTTGCTGCAGGATACGATATACGCACAAAAGAGGCTTATGAAAAAACTATGAGAAAATTTGATGAAATTGTTGGATTTAAATACTTAAAAGGAATGCATATTAATGATTCAAAAGCAAAATTTGCCAGCCGTGTGGACAGACACCATTCTTTGGGTAAGGGTGAAATAGGAATAGATGCTTTTAAATTCATAATGCAGGACAAAAGGATAGATAATATTCCTTTAATTCTTGAAACAATAGACCCTGATATATGGGCTGAAGAAATAAAATTATTAAAAAGTTTTGAAAATGTATAA
- the serA gene encoding phosphoglycerate dehydrogenase, which translates to MKVVVCDPIHEAGFEILKKAKDIEVVNASKTPKDELLKVIEDADGVITRSPTPVDEKFLTHAKKLKAIVRAGVGVDNVDIKACSKRGIIVMNVPTANTLAAVELTMAHLLTAARSFTNAVWNLKKEHVWNREKWLGIELAGKKLGIIGFGNIGSRVGIRAKALEMEVITYDPYIDPSKATDLGVKYTTDFDEILKCDFITIHTPKTPETINMITKKEIEKMKDGVVLINCARGGLYNEKDVYEGLKSGKIRWLGIDVFEKEPVTEHPFFELENTSVTPHIGANTYESQERIATQAAQAIIEALRGSSYPNALNLPINTANTPEWVIDYLELSQKMGYILSQIIKKSIKKVKVNLSGDISNEDKSVLTFTLVGLLKNITDSVNYVNAEFLAKEKGIDLEVNEIKNPTYKNFVNIKVITDEGEYSISGTMLDKYPRVVEFKGFDLEFEPKGKMIFFKNTDVPGVIGEVGMTLAKYNINIADFRLGRNKEGQAMAVIIVDNDVNEEVLSELRNLKAALSVAYAEI; encoded by the coding sequence ATGAAAGTTGTAGTTTGTGATCCAATTCATGAAGCGGGATTTGAGATTTTAAAAAAAGCAAAAGATATAGAAGTTGTTAATGCAAGTAAAACTCCAAAAGATGAACTTTTAAAAGTTATTGAAGATGCCGATGGTGTGATTACGAGGAGTCCTACACCTGTTGATGAAAAATTTCTAACACACGCCAAAAAATTAAAAGCAATTGTAAGGGCCGGGGTAGGTGTTGATAATGTGGATATAAAAGCATGTTCAAAAAGAGGTATTATTGTAATGAATGTTCCTACTGCAAACACTTTAGCGGCTGTAGAACTTACAATGGCCCATTTATTAACAGCTGCCAGAAGTTTTACAAATGCGGTATGGAATCTGAAAAAAGAACATGTTTGGAACAGGGAAAAATGGCTTGGAATTGAACTTGCAGGTAAAAAGCTTGGAATTATCGGTTTTGGTAATATCGGTAGCAGGGTTGGAATCAGGGCAAAAGCGCTTGAAATGGAAGTTATTACATACGATCCATACATCGATCCAAGCAAAGCAACTGATTTAGGTGTTAAATATACAACAGATTTTGATGAAATACTTAAATGCGATTTTATTACTATTCACACTCCAAAAACCCCGGAAACAATAAATATGATTACAAAAAAAGAAATTGAGAAAATGAAAGACGGAGTAGTACTTATTAACTGTGCTAGAGGTGGGCTTTACAATGAAAAAGACGTATATGAAGGATTAAAATCAGGAAAAATCAGATGGCTCGGAATTGATGTTTTTGAAAAAGAGCCGGTAACTGAGCATCCGTTTTTTGAGCTTGAAAATACTTCAGTTACACCTCATATAGGAGCAAATACTTACGAATCACAGGAAAGAATTGCGACTCAGGCGGCTCAGGCAATTATTGAAGCATTAAGAGGCAGCAGTTATCCAAACGCACTAAATCTTCCGATTAACACAGCAAATACACCTGAGTGGGTAATTGATTATTTAGAGCTTTCTCAAAAAATGGGATATATCCTTTCTCAGATTATTAAAAAATCTATTAAAAAAGTAAAAGTTAATCTCAGCGGCGATATTTCAAATGAAGACAAATCTGTTTTAACATTTACATTGGTAGGACTTCTTAAAAACATAACTGACAGTGTAAATTATGTAAATGCCGAGTTTCTTGCAAAAGAAAAAGGGATTGATTTAGAAGTTAATGAAATTAAAAATCCTACATACAAAAATTTTGTAAATATCAAAGTAATTACAGATGAAGGAGAATACTCAATAAGCGGTACTATGCTAGATAAATATCCAAGAGTTGTGGAATTTAAAGGATTTGATTTAGAATTTGAGCCAAAAGGGAAAATGATTTTCTTTAAAAATACTGACGTGCCTGGAGTTATAGGAGAAGTCGGTATGACGCTTGCAAAATACAATATTAATATTGCGGATTTCAGACTTGGCAGAAACAAAGAAGGTCAGGCTATGGCCGTAATAATTGTTGATAACGATGTAAATGAAGAAGTGCTTAGTGAACTGAGAAATTTAAAAGCCGCGCTTAGCGTAGCATATGCGGAAATTTAA
- a CDS encoding S1 RNA-binding domain-containing protein has protein sequence MELKIGDVVEFKIEKIIKGGFIGHIDDQEVFLPKSLSGLREDESVIGKNVKAKVKEFKENSVVVDRKAYLNEVKEKLESLKDKIIVAKVVKVKNNGIVIDVDGISGFVPKDEIFYKKIDHKKYISVDDEVEVMLIDPVRRIFSIKKALPNPWEEVKDLNKGDIVKVTVSHITEYGAFVDLGNGVEGFLHISEINWDGINDLTIGDEIEVEIVEIIPEEEKLRVSRKNLLNKPASEFAKKYKAGDIVKGIVTKFINVGAFVEIDGISVLLPNKFVSFKKGEKANEVLNIGDEIEVKVITIEEDNNKVIVSRKDVMPNPYEEFAKKYEIGDRVSGKVKHITDFGSFIDLGDVEALVRKEDLKNEYNVGDDFEGRIIEINGDKIKLAE, from the coding sequence ATGGAATTAAAAATTGGTGATGTAGTTGAATTTAAAATTGAAAAAATTATAAAAGGCGGCTTTATAGGTCATATTGACGATCAAGAAGTATTTTTGCCAAAAAGTTTAAGCGGATTAAGAGAGGATGAAAGTGTAATAGGTAAAAATGTAAAGGCTAAAGTTAAGGAATTTAAGGAAAATTCGGTTGTGGTTGATAGAAAAGCTTATTTGAATGAAGTTAAGGAGAAATTAGAATCTTTAAAAGATAAAATTATTGTTGCAAAAGTTGTAAAAGTTAAAAATAACGGTATAGTTATTGATGTTGACGGTATCAGCGGATTTGTTCCAAAAGATGAAATTTTTTATAAAAAAATCGATCATAAAAAATATATAAGTGTTGATGATGAAGTGGAAGTTATGTTAATAGATCCTGTAAGAAGGATATTCTCCATAAAAAAAGCGCTGCCTAATCCTTGGGAAGAGGTTAAGGATTTAAATAAAGGTGACATTGTAAAAGTTACGGTTTCACATATAACCGAATACGGCGCTTTTGTTGATTTGGGAAACGGGGTTGAAGGATTTTTACACATCAGTGAGATTAACTGGGACGGGATTAATGATTTGACAATCGGCGATGAAATAGAAGTTGAAATTGTGGAAATAATTCCTGAGGAAGAAAAGTTAAGAGTCAGCAGAAAAAATTTATTAAATAAGCCGGCAAGTGAATTTGCTAAAAAATATAAAGCCGGAGATATTGTAAAAGGAATTGTTACCAAATTTATCAATGTAGGGGCTTTTGTTGAAATTGACGGAATTAGCGTACTTTTGCCAAATAAATTTGTTAGCTTTAAAAAAGGTGAAAAAGCAAATGAAGTGTTAAATATCGGTGATGAAATTGAAGTTAAAGTTATTACTATTGAAGAAGATAATAATAAGGTAATTGTTTCTAGAAAAGATGTTATGCCAAATCCTTACGAGGAATTTGCAAAAAAATATGAAATAGGCGACAGGGTAAGCGGAAAAGTAAAACATATTACAGATTTTGGAAGTTTCATTGATTTGGGTGATGTTGAAGCATTAGTCAGAAAAGAAGATTTAAAAAATGAATATAATGTTGGTGATGATTTTGAAGGTAGAATAATAGAAATTAACGGAGATAAAATTAAGTTGGCTGAATGA
- the pheS gene encoding phenylalanine--tRNA ligase subunit alpha — protein sequence MDLSEIKNALNLDELEKLRIKYLGKNGLITSEFKKLKNLSEEERKKVAKELNELKEKAINLIQNKKTELEEKLLDEKMKLEKIDVSLYSPKNTGAIHPVTDTMNKIIEFFTRMNFSVETGPLVEDDFHNFEALNLPKYHPARDMQDTFYFNDGKLLRTHTSPVQIRTMEKQKPPIRMISPGAVFRRDYDLTHTPMFHQVEGLVVDEKGKVSFANLKFILESFLIHMFGDVKVRFRPSFFPFTEPSAEVDISCIFCGGEGCRVCSHTGWLEVLGCGVVDPNVFKAVGYENVSGYAFGLGVERFAMLINKINDLRSMYEGDIRLMEQFK from the coding sequence GTGGATTTAAGTGAAATTAAAAACGCCCTTAATTTAGATGAACTTGAAAAATTAAGGATAAAATATTTAGGAAAAAATGGTCTTATAACTTCTGAATTTAAAAAATTAAAAAATTTAAGCGAAGAAGAAAGAAAAAAAGTAGCAAAAGAATTAAATGAATTAAAAGAAAAAGCAATCAATTTAATACAAAATAAAAAAACAGAGCTCGAAGAAAAACTACTTGATGAAAAAATGAAACTTGAAAAAATAGATGTTTCTCTTTATTCTCCAAAAAATACAGGGGCTATTCACCCTGTAACCGATACAATGAATAAAATTATCGAATTTTTTACAAGAATGAATTTTTCAGTAGAAACAGGGCCGCTTGTAGAAGATGATTTTCATAATTTTGAAGCCTTAAATCTTCCAAAATACCATCCGGCCCGCGATATGCAGGACACTTTTTATTTTAATGACGGAAAATTACTTAGAACCCACACTTCACCTGTTCAAATCAGAACAATGGAAAAACAAAAACCTCCAATCAGAATGATAAGTCCGGGGGCTGTGTTTAGAAGAGATTATGATTTAACCCATACGCCTATGTTTCATCAGGTCGAAGGTCTTGTTGTCGATGAAAAAGGAAAGGTAAGTTTTGCTAATTTAAAATTTATACTTGAAAGTTTTTTAATTCATATGTTTGGAGATGTAAAAGTCAGGTTTAGACCTTCATTTTTCCCGTTTACAGAACCGAGCGCTGAAGTTGATATAAGCTGTATTTTCTGTGGCGGAGAGGGTTGTAGGGTGTGTTCGCATACAGGTTGGCTTGAAGTGCTTGGTTGCGGAGTAGTTGATCCGAATGTATTTAAAGCTGTCGGATATGAAAATGTGAGCGGATATGCTTTTGGGCTCGGAGTTGAGAGATTTGCAATGCTTATAAATAAAATAAATGATTTAAGAAGTATGTATGAGGGGGATATTAGACTAATGGAGCAGTTCAAATGA
- a CDS encoding 4-hydroxy-3-methylbut-2-enyl diphosphate reductase, with product MLIKKAKSYGFCFGVKRAVEIAEDSKNAVTLGPLIHNPLEIKRLAQNYNVNYVDSIDKIDDNIKRVIVRTHGIPKKELEKLKNKNIEIIDATCPFVKKPQEIVEEMSKAGYDIVIFGDINHPEIKGVMSYSVHERVFVVLDVKELKNIKLKEHIATVAQTTRKINDYLKITDYLIQNYKEVRVFNTICNATFENQDAVRELAKEADIMIIIGGKNSSNTKQLYNIASEYCESYLIENENEINPEWFKNKKLCGISAGASTPEWLVEKIISKIKEVTWN from the coding sequence ATGCTGATTAAAAAAGCTAAAAGTTACGGATTTTGTTTTGGGGTAAAAAGGGCAGTTGAAATTGCAGAAGATTCAAAAAATGCGGTAACTCTCGGTCCTCTTATTCATAATCCACTGGAAATTAAGAGATTAGCCCAAAATTATAACGTAAATTATGTTGATTCAATTGATAAGATAGATGATAATATAAAAAGAGTGATAGTCAGGACTCACGGTATTCCCAAAAAGGAATTGGAAAAACTAAAAAATAAGAATATAGAAATTATTGATGCGACCTGTCCATTTGTAAAAAAACCACAGGAAATTGTGGAGGAAATGAGTAAGGCCGGGTATGATATTGTGATTTTCGGAGACATTAACCATCCTGAAATAAAAGGTGTAATGAGTTACAGTGTACATGAAAGGGTTTTTGTCGTTTTAGATGTGAAAGAACTTAAAAATATTAAACTTAAAGAACACATTGCAACGGTTGCCCAAACTACAAGAAAAATTAATGATTATTTGAAAATTACAGATTATCTCATTCAAAATTACAAGGAAGTCAGGGTTTTTAATACTATATGTAATGCTACATTTGAAAACCAGGATGCCGTAAGAGAACTTGCAAAAGAAGCCGATATTATGATAATTATAGGCGGTAAAAATTCATCCAACACCAAACAATTGTATAATATTGCCAGTGAATACTGTGAGAGTTATTTAATAGAAAATGAAAATGAAATAAATCCCGAGTGGTTTAAAAATAAAAAGCTCTGCGGTATAAGCGCTGGAGCTTCGACTCCGGAATGGCTGGTAGAAAAAATAATCTCAAAAATAAAGGAAGTGACATGGAATTAA
- the murA gene encoding UDP-N-acetylglucosamine 1-carboxyvinyltransferase: protein MYKYLHIYNSPNLSGSVEISGAKNAALPLIASTILSKNEVKLLNVPEVADVKTLLKLFKYLGADYNFENNKLKINASTIKNTTAVYEIVKTMRASILVLGPLLARFNEAKVSLPGGCAIGARPVDLHLKALELMGADISIESGYIHARGRLKGATIIFDKVTVTGSENIIMAAALAKGKSRLINVAKEPEVIELCEILKKAGIDIEGIGSDELTITGSEGELLNFPEIHIIPDRIEAGTYLTAGAITNSNIKIKNIIPEHIESVIVKLSQMGFPIEIRENEVEIFPAKKIYPVNIITSEYPGFPTDMQAQLMAVATQAEGVSTIEERLFENRFMHVPELNRLGANIQIQGKIATIKGPSKLIGADVMATDLRASSALVLAGLIAEGETKVHRIYHLFRGYEKLLDKFSKIGAKMELLNEPNP, encoded by the coding sequence ATGTATAAATATCTACATATTTATAATTCTCCAAACTTAAGCGGAAGCGTGGAAATAAGCGGGGCAAAAAATGCAGCCCTGCCTCTTATTGCTTCAACAATTTTATCCAAAAATGAAGTAAAACTCTTAAATGTCCCGGAAGTAGCTGATGTTAAAACATTACTTAAACTTTTCAAATATCTCGGGGCTGATTATAATTTTGAAAATAACAAATTAAAAATTAACGCTTCTACAATAAAAAACACTACAGCTGTTTATGAAATAGTAAAAACGATGAGAGCCTCTATTTTGGTATTGGGACCTCTTCTTGCAAGATTTAATGAAGCAAAAGTTTCACTGCCCGGAGGCTGTGCAATTGGTGCAAGACCCGTTGACTTGCATCTAAAAGCACTTGAACTTATGGGAGCTGACATATCAATAGAGAGCGGATATATTCATGCAAGAGGAAGGCTTAAAGGTGCTACTATTATTTTTGATAAAGTTACAGTTACAGGCAGTGAAAACATTATTATGGCTGCGGCTCTTGCAAAAGGAAAAAGCCGTCTTATAAATGTGGCTAAAGAACCGGAAGTTATTGAGCTTTGCGAAATATTAAAAAAAGCCGGAATAGATATAGAAGGTATCGGAAGCGATGAATTAACAATTACAGGAAGTGAGGGGGAACTTTTAAATTTTCCTGAAATCCATATAATTCCGGACAGAATTGAAGCCGGCACCTATCTAACAGCAGGTGCTATTACAAATTCTAATATAAAAATAAAAAACATAATACCCGAACATATCGAAAGTGTAATAGTAAAACTTTCACAAATGGGATTTCCAATAGAAATTAGAGAAAATGAAGTTGAAATTTTCCCTGCAAAAAAAATATATCCTGTAAATATAATAACATCAGAATATCCGGGATTTCCAACAGATATGCAAGCTCAGCTTATGGCAGTGGCAACCCAGGCTGAGGGAGTGAGTACCATAGAAGAGAGACTGTTTGAAAACAGATTCATGCATGTACCGGAATTAAATAGACTCGGGGCAAATATTCAAATTCAAGGGAAAATTGCAACAATTAAAGGACCGAGCAAATTAATCGGTGCTGATGTTATGGCAACGGATCTCAGGGCAAGTTCGGCATTGGTTCTGGCAGGACTGATAGCTGAAGGTGAGACTAAAGTTCACAGAATTTACCATTTATTCAGAGGTTATGAAAAATTATTAGACAAATTCTCAAAAATTGGCGCAAAAATGGAACTTTTAAACGAACCTAACCCTTAA
- a CDS encoding histidine triad nucleotide-binding protein, whose amino-acid sequence MECIFCKIVKGEIPSKKVLENDKFLAFHDINPVAPVHILIIPKEHYEKFDSTPAELFPQMAEFIKEVAKELNITDYRLITNNGKNAGQEVFHLHVHMVANPNGKLAWPKLA is encoded by the coding sequence ATGGAATGTATTTTTTGTAAAATAGTAAAAGGTGAAATTCCAAGCAAAAAAGTTTTAGAAAATGATAAATTTTTAGCTTTTCATGATATTAACCCTGTTGCACCGGTTCATATACTTATTATTCCAAAAGAACATTATGAAAAATTTGACTCAACCCCGGCTGAATTATTTCCCCAAATGGCAGAATTTATAAAAGAAGTTGCAAAAGAACTTAATATCACTGATTACAGACTGATTACAAACAACGGTAAAAATGCTGGTCAGGAAGTGTTTCACTTACACGTGCATATGGTTGCAAATCCCAACGGAAAACTTGCCTGGCCCAAACTTGCATAA